One window of the Runella slithyformis DSM 19594 genome contains the following:
- a CDS encoding GMC oxidoreductase codes for MSYLNIDSIKDRTFDAIVVGSGISGGWAAKELCDKGLKTLVLERGRDVKHVTDYPTTMMNPWEFDHLGQLPKALKDANPIASRCYAFKEESAHFFVKDAEHPYVQEKPFDWIRGYHVGGKSLMWARGTQRWSKYDFEGPARDGFAVEWPIRYEELAPWYSHVETFAGISGNKDGLAQLPDGEFLPPFEQSCVEKHFSQQMAQHYKGARPIIVSRCAHLTKPKPIHYQQGRAQCQQRDLCVRGCPYGGYFSSNASTLPWAARTGNLTLRPDSVVHSVIYDEKLGKATGVRVIDAHTKEAVEYYAKIIFLNASALNTNLILLNSKSNRFPNGLSNDNGLLGKYVAFHNFRTTISGEYEGLLDTVTEGKRPGSSYIPRFRNVFQQDKVDFLRGYAAGFSGERIVSRDTSGMGETLKESLATPKYGNWRVSSWMMGETLPKESNYVTLDTNLTDQWGIPLLKVSVAYDDNDEKMIKDFHEQMTEMLTVAGFTNIRTNDVPTKAPGLDIHEMGGVRMGKDPKTSQLNKWNQLHQCQNVFVTDGACMTSTSTQNPSLTFMALTARATDYAVKQLKAKNL; via the coding sequence ATGTCATACCTCAATATAGATTCCATCAAAGATCGTACGTTCGACGCCATCGTGGTCGGCTCGGGCATCAGTGGCGGCTGGGCCGCCAAAGAACTTTGTGATAAAGGACTGAAAACGCTCGTTTTGGAGCGCGGCAGGGACGTCAAACACGTGACCGATTATCCCACCACGATGATGAATCCGTGGGAGTTCGACCATTTGGGGCAGTTGCCCAAAGCCCTCAAAGACGCCAATCCGATCGCAAGCCGCTGTTATGCCTTTAAGGAAGAGTCGGCGCATTTTTTTGTGAAAGATGCCGAGCATCCCTACGTGCAGGAAAAACCGTTTGACTGGATTCGCGGCTACCATGTGGGCGGCAAATCGCTGATGTGGGCGCGCGGCACGCAGCGTTGGTCGAAGTATGATTTTGAAGGTCCCGCGCGCGATGGCTTCGCGGTAGAGTGGCCGATCCGGTACGAAGAATTGGCACCGTGGTACAGCCACGTCGAAACCTTTGCGGGGATTTCGGGCAATAAAGACGGACTGGCCCAACTGCCCGACGGGGAGTTTTTGCCGCCGTTTGAGCAGTCGTGCGTAGAAAAGCATTTCAGCCAACAAATGGCGCAGCATTATAAAGGGGCCCGCCCTATCATTGTGAGTCGCTGTGCGCATTTGACCAAGCCTAAGCCCATTCATTATCAGCAGGGTAGAGCGCAGTGCCAACAGCGCGACCTGTGCGTGCGCGGGTGTCCGTACGGCGGGTATTTCAGCAGCAACGCTTCCACCCTGCCGTGGGCGGCACGAACGGGTAATCTGACCCTGCGCCCCGACTCGGTGGTGCATTCGGTAATCTATGACGAAAAGTTGGGCAAGGCAACGGGCGTACGCGTCATTGACGCGCATACCAAAGAAGCCGTAGAATACTACGCCAAGATCATTTTTCTGAACGCCTCGGCGCTCAATACCAACCTGATTTTGTTGAACTCGAAGTCCAATCGTTTCCCGAACGGGTTAAGCAACGACAATGGTTTATTGGGAAAATACGTGGCTTTTCACAATTTCCGAACCACCATTTCGGGCGAATACGAAGGACTATTGGATACCGTGACGGAAGGCAAGCGCCCCGGCAGCAGTTACATTCCGCGTTTCAGGAATGTGTTTCAGCAGGATAAAGTGGATTTTCTGCGTGGCTATGCGGCCGGATTTTCGGGGGAACGGATCGTCTCACGCGATACGTCAGGCATGGGAGAAACCTTGAAGGAAAGCTTGGCCACACCGAAGTACGGCAACTGGCGCGTGAGCTCCTGGATGATGGGCGAGACACTTCCGAAAGAAAGCAATTACGTCACGCTGGATACGAATTTGACCGATCAATGGGGCATTCCGCTGTTGAAAGTATCGGTAGCGTATGACGACAACGACGAGAAAATGATCAAAGATTTTCACGAACAGATGACCGAAATGCTGACGGTCGCGGGCTTTACCAACATTCGCACCAACGACGTTCCGACCAAAGCCCCGGGCCTTGATATCCACGAAATGGGCGGCGTGCGCATGGGCAAAGACCCCAAAACCTCGCAGTTGAACAAATGGAATCAATTGCATCAGTGCCAAAACGTATTCGTCACCGACGGCGCCTGCATGACCTCCACCTCAACGCAGAACCCTTCGCTGACATTCATGGCTCTTACCGCCCGCGCCACCGATTATGCCGTAAAACAACTGAAAGCGAAGAACTTATAA
- a CDS encoding NAD-dependent epimerase/dehydratase family protein, with translation MQTILGAGGAIGSELAKALGQQYTQKIRLVSRNPKKVNPTDELFAADLSNPADVDAAVAGSEVVYVTIGFEYKLSVWREKWPAFLRLVIDACAKHNAKLVFFDNVYMYAKEEIPHMTEESKMNPPSEKGKVRKQLVDMIFEAVKAGKLKALIARSADFYGPGIGTSMLQETIFKNLQKDKAAQWIGGVNFRHSATYTPDAARATALLGNTPDAYDQVWHLPTYPDAPTGREWTALFAKEMNKKAKVSAIPKFMLKILGWFIPILGEVYEMTYQYDQPYFFDSSKFMKRFPDFQTTGYAEGVKEIVDRG, from the coding sequence ATGCAGACAATCCTCGGAGCCGGCGGTGCCATTGGGTCAGAATTGGCCAAGGCTTTAGGCCAACAATACACCCAAAAAATTCGGCTCGTCAGTCGAAATCCTAAAAAAGTCAATCCGACCGATGAACTCTTCGCAGCCGATCTGTCCAATCCTGCCGACGTAGATGCCGCCGTGGCGGGCTCGGAAGTGGTATACGTGACCATCGGGTTTGAGTACAAACTCAGCGTATGGCGGGAAAAATGGCCCGCTTTCCTGCGTTTGGTGATTGATGCCTGCGCGAAGCACAACGCTAAATTGGTATTTTTCGATAACGTGTACATGTATGCGAAAGAAGAAATTCCGCACATGACCGAAGAGTCGAAGATGAACCCTCCAAGTGAAAAGGGCAAAGTCCGTAAACAGCTCGTCGATATGATCTTTGAAGCGGTGAAGGCGGGAAAGCTCAAGGCGCTCATTGCCCGTTCGGCAGATTTCTACGGGCCGGGGATCGGTACGAGTATGTTGCAGGAGACCATTTTTAAAAATCTGCAAAAAGATAAAGCGGCTCAGTGGATAGGAGGGGTGAATTTCAGGCATTCGGCAACCTATACCCCCGATGCGGCGCGGGCTACGGCGTTGTTGGGCAATACCCCCGATGCCTACGATCAGGTGTGGCATTTGCCAACGTACCCTGACGCACCAACGGGCAGGGAATGGACAGCACTCTTTGCGAAAGAGATGAATAAAAAAGCCAAGGTGAGCGCCATTCCTAAATTTATGCTGAAGATACTGGGCTGGTTCATTCCTATCCTGGGAGAAGTGTATGAAATGACCTATCAATACGATCAACCTTATTTCTTTGACAGCAGCAAGTTCATGAAACGTTTTCCCGATTTTCAAACAACAGGCTATGCGGAAGGCGTAAAGGAAATTGTGGACCGGGGGTAA
- a CDS encoding 3-keto-disaccharide hydrolase — protein sequence MKATLLLSVLFFTFFFNTNAQERSLFNGKDLTGWHIDVPAMDKDPNLRNPFIIRNGLLVSLGEPQGHLITDAVHENYRIEIQYRFAGKPGNCGLLLHASTPRALYGMFPKSIESQMMHKNAGDFWCIVENIEVENMEKRRGPKENWGTVDGKERRIKNLTDDSEKPLGEWNTMIVECLNDHIKVWVNGDMVNHGFHCTAQKGHIALQAEGAEVEFRKVALTPIKKLTE from the coding sequence ATGAAAGCAACCCTTCTTTTGTCCGTCCTTTTCTTTACTTTTTTTTTCAATACAAACGCTCAGGAAAGAAGCCTCTTCAACGGCAAAGACCTGACGGGCTGGCACATCGACGTGCCCGCCATGGACAAAGACCCCAATCTGCGCAACCCCTTTATTATCCGCAACGGCCTGTTGGTCAGTTTGGGCGAGCCGCAGGGGCATTTGATCACGGATGCCGTTCATGAAAATTACCGCATCGAAATTCAGTACCGCTTTGCGGGTAAGCCCGGCAACTGCGGCCTGCTGCTCCACGCGTCCACGCCGCGCGCACTGTACGGCATGTTTCCCAAATCCATTGAGTCGCAGATGATGCACAAAAATGCGGGGGATTTTTGGTGCATCGTCGAAAACATCGAGGTCGAAAACATGGAAAAACGACGCGGACCGAAAGAAAACTGGGGAACGGTCGACGGCAAAGAACGCCGCATCAAAAACCTGACCGACGATTCGGAAAAGCCCCTGGGTGAATGGAACACCATGATTGTTGAATGCCTCAACGACCACATCAAGGTCTGGGTCAACGGTGACATGGTCAACCACGGATTCCACTGCACCGCCCAAAAAGGCCACATTGCCCTGCAAGCCGAAGGCGCCGAAGTGGAATTCAGAAAAGTAGCACTGACCCCGATCAAGAAGTTGACGGAGTGA
- a CDS encoding DUF1593 domain-containing protein, giving the protein MKIFKLLTIIAFCQFFVAGLFAQTKPRVIVLTDIENEPDDAMSTVRLLTYANQLDIEGLIATTSVHQKNKVASWRLREIIEAYGKVQPNLSLHEEGYPRAEKLLSLTKDGRADYGMQAVGKGMDSEGSELIINSVDRADSRPVWVLVWGGPNCLAQALWKVKNTRNAQELEKFVSKLRVYTISDQDDSGPWLRKTFPRLFYIASPGVHELGGYHHATWSGISGDTFHGRFAGGNFKIVDNPWLDTHIRSKGPLGQQYPFAKFLMEGDTPSFLYLINNGLGSSENPNWGSWGGRYELYQPRTEKWFSEPETRPLWTDAEDEVLGADGSWHTGNKPTIWRWREAFQHDFVARMDWSIKPYKEANHPPVVKLSGEKYIKANVGDTIQLSAAGSTDPDGNTLSYQWFYYPEVGTFTVSAARTGNPLTIENADKEKAWFTVPKSGRLGTMHIILAVTDNGSPALTRYERVIVEVE; this is encoded by the coding sequence ATGAAAATCTTTAAACTGCTGACAATCATTGCTTTTTGCCAGTTTTTTGTCGCCGGGCTGTTTGCACAAACTAAGCCGAGGGTCATTGTGTTGACGGATATAGAAAATGAACCCGATGATGCCATGTCAACGGTGCGATTGCTTACGTATGCCAATCAGTTGGATATTGAAGGGCTTATTGCCACCACGTCCGTTCACCAAAAAAACAAAGTGGCTTCGTGGCGACTGCGGGAAATTATCGAAGCTTACGGAAAAGTGCAGCCCAACCTTTCATTGCACGAAGAAGGCTACCCAAGGGCCGAAAAGCTGCTTTCGCTCACCAAAGACGGGCGGGCCGATTATGGTATGCAGGCAGTTGGCAAAGGGATGGACTCGGAAGGCTCGGAATTGATCATAAATTCGGTTGACCGCGCTGATAGCCGCCCGGTGTGGGTGCTGGTGTGGGGTGGGCCCAATTGCCTGGCGCAGGCACTTTGGAAAGTAAAAAATACCCGAAATGCCCAAGAACTGGAAAAGTTTGTGTCAAAACTACGGGTGTATACCATTTCAGACCAAGACGACAGCGGCCCGTGGCTACGGAAAACGTTCCCCCGATTATTTTATATTGCCAGTCCCGGTGTTCATGAGTTGGGGGGGTATCATCATGCGACATGGTCGGGCATCAGCGGCGATACATTTCATGGTCGTTTTGCCGGCGGAAATTTCAAAATAGTCGATAATCCGTGGCTGGACACGCATATTCGCAGCAAAGGGCCGTTGGGCCAACAATATCCTTTTGCCAAGTTTCTGATGGAAGGTGATACCCCGAGTTTTTTGTATCTGATAAACAATGGCTTGGGGAGCTCAGAAAATCCAAATTGGGGAAGCTGGGGCGGCCGATACGAATTGTATCAACCTCGCACCGAAAAGTGGTTTTCAGAACCCGAAACCCGCCCGCTTTGGACGGATGCTGAAGATGAAGTATTGGGCGCTGACGGCAGTTGGCATACCGGCAACAAACCAACCATTTGGCGTTGGCGTGAGGCTTTTCAGCATGATTTTGTCGCCCGAATGGATTGGAGTATCAAACCCTACAAAGAAGCCAATCACCCGCCGGTCGTAAAACTCAGCGGTGAGAAATACATCAAAGCCAACGTAGGGGATACCATACAGTTAAGTGCCGCCGGCTCTACCGACCCCGATGGTAATACGCTTTCCTATCAATGGTTTTATTATCCGGAAGTAGGAACGTTTACTGTTTCAGCCGCCCGAACCGGCAATCCGCTTACCATTGAAAATGCCGACAAAGAAAAGGCGTGGTTTACCGTACCCAAAAGCGGTCGATTAGGTACGATGCACATTATTTTGGCCGTAACCGACAACGGAAGCCCCGCCTTAACGCGCTACGAAAGGGTGATTGTAGAAGTGGAATAA
- a CDS encoding GMC oxidoreductase — protein MSYFNIDSIKDRTFDAIVVGSGISGGWAAKELTGKGLRTLVLERGRNVQHVTDYPTTLKNPWEFDHLGQMPKAVKDANPIVSKCYAFNEDAAHFFVKDAEHPYVQEKPFDWIRGYQVGGKSLLWARQTQRWSKYDFEGPARDGFAVEWPITYDEIAPWYSYVEKFAGISGNKDGLPQLPDGEFLPPHEQSCVEKYFSEQMAKHYSGARPIIIGRCAHLTKPNQIHYDQGRAQCQNRALCQRGCPYGGYFSSNASTIPWAQRSGKMTLKPDSVVHSILYDEKLGKATGVRVIDANTKEAVDYYAKVIFVNAAALNTNLILLNSKSNRFQNGLGNDSGVLGKYVAFHNYRTSISGEYEGFMDTTTEGIRPNSSYIPRFRNVFKQETDFLRGYAAGFGANRMTYNDRSGMGEDLKNSLAEKKYGRWSVGSHMMGETIPKETNYVALDSKLTDPWGIPQLKISVSYDDNDEKMIKDYHEQLTEMFTKAGFTNIKTHDNPTKAPGLDIHEMGGVRMGKDPKTSMLNNFNQMHACKNVFVTDGACMTSTSTQNPSLTYMALTARAADYAVKQLKAKNL, from the coding sequence ATGTCTTATTTCAACATAGATTCCATTAAAGACCGTACGTTCGACGCCATCGTGGTCGGCTCAGGCATCAGCGGAGGCTGGGCGGCCAAAGAATTGACCGGCAAAGGATTGCGCACGCTCGTACTCGAACGCGGGCGTAACGTGCAGCACGTGACCGATTACCCCACGACACTCAAAAATCCGTGGGAGTTTGACCACTTGGGCCAAATGCCCAAAGCCGTCAAAGACGCCAATCCTATTGTTAGTAAATGTTATGCGTTCAACGAAGATGCGGCCCATTTTTTTGTGAAAGATGCCGAGCACCCTTACGTGCAGGAAAAACCGTTCGACTGGATCCGCGGCTATCAGGTAGGCGGAAAATCACTCCTCTGGGCACGGCAGACGCAGCGTTGGTCAAAATACGATTTTGAAGGCCCCGCCCGCGACGGTTTCGCGGTGGAGTGGCCCATCACGTACGATGAAATCGCACCTTGGTACAGCTACGTCGAAAAATTTGCGGGCATTTCGGGAAACAAAGACGGGTTGCCCCAACTGCCCGACGGGGAGTTTTTGCCGCCGCATGAGCAATCGTGCGTGGAGAAATACTTCAGCGAGCAGATGGCGAAGCATTACAGCGGCGCGCGTCCCATCATTATCGGGCGTTGTGCCCACCTGACCAAGCCCAACCAAATCCACTATGACCAAGGCCGCGCGCAGTGCCAAAACCGCGCCCTGTGTCAGCGCGGTTGTCCGTACGGTGGGTATTTCAGCAGCAACGCTTCCACCATTCCATGGGCGCAGCGCAGCGGTAAAATGACGTTGAAGCCTGATTCCGTGGTGCATTCCATTCTGTACGATGAGAAGCTCGGCAAAGCTACAGGTGTGCGGGTGATCGATGCCAACACTAAGGAGGCCGTAGATTACTACGCCAAAGTCATCTTCGTGAATGCGGCGGCGCTGAATACCAACCTTATCCTGTTGAACTCTAAATCCAATCGTTTTCAAAACGGCTTGGGCAACGACAGCGGCGTGTTGGGTAAATACGTTGCCTTCCATAATTACCGCACCAGTATTTCGGGAGAATACGAAGGATTTATGGATACCACTACCGAAGGTATCCGCCCCAACAGCAGCTATATTCCGCGTTTCCGCAACGTATTCAAGCAGGAAACGGACTTTTTGCGCGGCTACGCGGCGGGCTTCGGTGCCAACCGCATGACCTACAATGACCGCTCGGGTATGGGCGAAGACCTGAAAAACAGCCTGGCCGAGAAGAAATACGGTCGCTGGAGCGTGGGCTCACACATGATGGGCGAGACCATTCCGAAAGAAACCAATTATGTGGCGCTCGATTCAAAACTAACCGACCCGTGGGGTATTCCGCAGTTGAAGATCTCGGTCAGCTACGACGACAACGACGAGAAGATGATCAAAGATTATCACGAGCAGTTGACGGAGATGTTTACCAAAGCCGGGTTTACTAACATCAAAACGCATGACAACCCGACCAAAGCCCCCGGGCTTGATATCCACGAGATGGGCGGCGTGCGCATGGGCAAAGACCCCAAAACGTCGATGCTCAATAATTTCAATCAGATGCATGCCTGCAAAAATGTATTCGTCACTGATGGTGCCTGCATGACCTCCACGTCTACACAGAACCCGTCCCTGACCTACATGGCCCTCACCGCCCGCGCGGCCGATTATGCCGTGAAGCAGTTGAAGGCGAAGAATTTGTAG
- a CDS encoding gluconate 2-dehydrogenase subunit 3 family protein has translation MQRRSAIRNLTMAVGGLMSLPTWASAWTPESVGHVSTLSFSEESTLAEIVETIIPETATPGAKSLKVHQFAMRMINDCYGEAAQKSLKDGLATTDIASKLAHGKVFAEIAPVQRLELLKQLANSPDTATKQFVNMIKGLTIQGYQNSEYVMVNIQKYNMAPGFYHGCVPIAKAQAKAEKKADR, from the coding sequence ATGCAAAGACGTTCAGCAATACGAAATTTAACCATGGCCGTTGGCGGACTCATGAGCCTTCCAACCTGGGCCTCGGCCTGGACTCCCGAATCTGTCGGACACGTGTCGACCTTATCTTTCAGTGAAGAGTCGACCCTGGCCGAAATCGTGGAAACCATCATTCCCGAAACCGCTACGCCCGGCGCGAAATCGCTGAAAGTGCATCAGTTTGCCATGCGCATGATCAATGATTGCTACGGCGAAGCGGCCCAAAAAAGCCTGAAAGACGGTCTCGCCACGACCGATATCGCCTCCAAGCTGGCCCACGGAAAAGTGTTTGCGGAGATAGCGCCCGTCCAACGCCTGGAGTTGCTCAAACAATTGGCGAATTCACCGGATACGGCCACCAAACAGTTTGTCAACATGATCAAAGGCCTGACGATTCAGGGGTACCAAAACTCCGAATATGTGATGGTCAACATTCAGAAATACAACATGGCCCCGGGCTTTTATCACGGCTGTGTGCCCATCGCGAAAGCCCAGGCGAAAGCGGAAAAAAAAGCGGATCGGTAA
- a CDS encoding LacI family DNA-binding transcriptional regulator, whose product MTKNTPVTIKDIAHALNLSASTVSRALRGMPEIHPETRQAVLQLAQEMDYQPNQLAKNLVKSRTRTIGVILPTLSYYFFSSVLNSIEEAAMQAGYSVVVCQTNESYLREVAQIQNLLNSQVEGFIISLARDTQDLDHIHRLLRKQIPVVIFDRYAEGIEASKVIVDNKLAAFKATEHLIENGCRRLGCLAGPPNLLISNQRLEGFKEALLKYDLPYRERYVFHSDFTQENSMMQALSIMALPEPPDGILTMSDRIAFSTMYALKQRGLRIPEDVAIASFNNEPTCIYLSPSLTSVNQSIQEMGAQVVRLLLKQLESEHSVPETVTLPTQLMVRESSLPSRKKVAE is encoded by the coding sequence ATGACCAAGAATACACCCGTCACCATCAAAGACATTGCCCATGCCCTTAATTTATCGGCGTCTACGGTCTCGCGGGCATTGCGCGGAATGCCCGAAATACATCCCGAAACGCGGCAGGCCGTATTGCAGTTGGCGCAGGAAATGGACTATCAGCCCAATCAGCTTGCCAAAAACCTGGTGAAAAGCCGGACCCGTACCATCGGCGTCATTTTACCGACCCTGAGTTACTACTTTTTTTCCTCCGTGCTCAACAGCATCGAAGAGGCCGCCATGCAGGCGGGCTACAGCGTGGTGGTGTGTCAGACCAACGAGTCGTACCTGCGCGAAGTGGCCCAAATTCAAAACCTGCTCAACAGTCAGGTGGAGGGGTTTATCATTTCACTGGCCCGCGATACGCAGGATCTCGATCACATCCATCGGCTGCTGCGGAAGCAGATCCCGGTGGTCATCTTTGACCGCTACGCCGAAGGGATCGAAGCCTCAAAGGTCATTGTAGATAATAAGCTGGCGGCCTTCAAAGCCACTGAGCATCTTATTGAAAACGGTTGTCGTCGGCTCGGATGTTTGGCGGGCCCGCCCAATCTGCTCATCAGCAATCAGCGGTTGGAAGGGTTTAAAGAAGCACTGCTCAAATATGATTTGCCCTATCGGGAGCGTTATGTATTTCACAGTGATTTTACGCAGGAAAACAGTATGATGCAGGCCCTCAGCATAATGGCGTTGCCCGAGCCTCCCGACGGCATTCTGACCATGAGCGACCGGATTGCTTTCTCGACCATGTATGCCCTCAAGCAGCGCGGGCTCCGCATTCCGGAAGATGTGGCGATCGCGAGTTTCAACAACGAGCCCACGTGTATTTACCTTTCGCCGTCGCTGACGAGCGTCAATCAGTCCATTCAGGAAATGGGAGCGCAGGTGGTACGGTTACTGTTGAAACAGCTGGAGTCAGAGCACAGCGTGCCGGAGACCGTGACGCTGCCAACCCAGCTGATGGTGCGGGAATCTTCCCTGCCTTCTCGGAAAAAAGTCGCTGAATAG
- a CDS encoding glycoside hydrolase family 88 protein, with protein MKNVIVLCLSLLAFSAWSQSKIDVKKEFEFAAKQYEGMLAAHPDITQFPQSTNPDGSPRNMKSSWWCSGFFGGSLWYIYEFNKAPQWKDAAHKWTMAVEKEQYNTRTHDLGFMIYCPFGNGYRLTKNEAYKPIMLTGAKSLSTRFDPKVGLIKSWESFKGGYTYPVIIDNMMNLELLFWAARESGNKDFYNLSVTHADNTLKNHYRPDHSAYHVLCYGPNGEVLAKKNHQGAADESAWSRGQSWGLYGYTVMYRETKDKKYLDHARNIAHFILTNPTLPADKVPYWDYSKPGEERDASAAAIAASALLELSTYGGKDAKKYYDTAVQMLESLSKAPYKAELGKNNHFILQHSTGHKLGNSEIDVPLVYADYYYLEALLRYEALNKGKK; from the coding sequence ATGAAAAACGTAATCGTACTCTGCCTGAGCCTGCTGGCCTTTTCAGCATGGAGTCAATCAAAAATTGATGTAAAAAAGGAATTTGAATTTGCCGCCAAACAATACGAAGGCATGTTGGCTGCCCATCCTGACATCACCCAATTTCCGCAGTCAACCAATCCGGACGGCTCGCCGCGCAACATGAAGTCGAGTTGGTGGTGCAGCGGGTTTTTCGGAGGCTCACTTTGGTATATTTATGAATTCAACAAAGCGCCCCAATGGAAAGATGCCGCCCACAAATGGACCATGGCCGTCGAAAAAGAACAGTACAATACCCGTACGCACGACTTGGGTTTTATGATCTATTGCCCCTTTGGCAACGGCTACCGCCTGACCAAAAACGAAGCGTACAAACCCATTATGCTGACCGGGGCTAAGTCGCTTTCGACACGTTTTGACCCCAAAGTAGGCTTGATAAAATCATGGGAAAGTTTTAAAGGAGGCTATACCTATCCCGTCATTATTGATAATATGATGAATTTGGAGTTGCTGTTTTGGGCCGCGCGCGAGTCGGGCAACAAAGACTTCTATAATCTCAGCGTAACGCACGCCGACAATACCCTCAAAAACCATTATCGCCCCGACCACAGTGCCTATCACGTATTGTGCTACGGACCCAACGGCGAAGTATTGGCAAAGAAAAACCATCAGGGTGCCGCCGACGAATCGGCGTGGTCGCGCGGGCAATCGTGGGGATTGTACGGGTATACGGTCATGTACCGCGAAACCAAGGACAAAAAATACCTCGACCATGCGCGCAACATTGCCCATTTTATTTTAACGAATCCCACCCTGCCGGCCGACAAGGTCCCGTACTGGGATTACAGCAAACCCGGCGAAGAGCGCGACGCCTCGGCAGCAGCGATCGCGGCCTCGGCCCTGTTGGAATTGAGTACTTACGGCGGCAAAGACGCCAAAAAGTACTACGATACGGCTGTTCAAATGCTGGAAAGTCTTTCCAAGGCTCCTTACAAAGCCGAATTGGGCAAAAACAATCATTTCATTCTCCAACACAGCACCGGACATAAATTAGGAAATTCCGAGATCGACGTTCCGCTGGTCTATGCCGACTACTATTACCTCGAAGCCTTGCTCCGTTATGAAGCATTGAACAAAGGGAAAAAATAA
- a CDS encoding RNA polymerase sigma factor: protein MVKLPDNHSTFSDLQLWLQLKSGSELALGKLIKKYFNPLQNYGYKFIRDEDFVKDCVQEVFIEVWQRRDRLSTPDSVRAYLLSSVRKRVLREGFRQQILKEETPVNLENDWHFAELPHERLLIEEEHEAQLKHKISTLLNQLPKRQREAVYLQFYQNLEREEIAQIMNINPQSVSNLLQTAFKLFRENWQVIYTLLGIQEWIIF, encoded by the coding sequence ATGGTGAAACTCCCCGATAATCATTCGACTTTTTCTGACCTTCAACTCTGGCTGCAGTTGAAGAGCGGAAGTGAGTTGGCTTTGGGCAAGCTCATCAAAAAATATTTTAATCCCCTGCAAAACTACGGGTACAAGTTTATCCGCGACGAAGATTTTGTCAAGGATTGCGTGCAGGAAGTCTTTATTGAAGTATGGCAGCGCCGCGACCGCCTCAGCACGCCCGACAGCGTTCGGGCATACCTGCTGAGCTCGGTCCGCAAGCGTGTGCTCAGAGAAGGATTTCGTCAACAGATTCTTAAAGAAGAAACACCGGTCAACCTTGAAAACGATTGGCATTTTGCCGAGCTGCCGCACGAGCGCCTGCTCATCGAAGAAGAGCACGAAGCACAGCTCAAACACAAAATAAGCACCCTGCTCAACCAACTTCCAAAACGGCAGAGAGAAGCGGTGTATTTACAGTTTTACCAGAATCTGGAGCGGGAAGAAATCGCTCAGATCATGAACATTAACCCTCAGTCGGTCTCGAATCTGCTGCAAACGGCTTTCAAGTTATTTCGCGAAAATTGGCAGGTGATCTATACCTTGTTGGGGATTCAGGAATGGATTATTTTTTGA